The following is a genomic window from Marinihelvus fidelis.
CGGATTCCAGATGCGCCCATTCATGGCCACCCAGACCCCGGGCTCGACACACTGGACGGCGCCCAGTGCGCAGCCAATGTTGAAGACCGCGTCGGAGTCGCGGAACCGGGCCGGGTGTAATGCACCGGTCAGGACGATGCGGCGACCACGCAGGCCTTCCAGTGACAGAGCCGTGTCGACCATCGAGTCGGTGCCGTGCGTGATCAGGATGTGCGTGGCGTCGCTGTCGGCGATGGTTTCGGCAATCAGGGCGCGATCCTCGCCGTCGATATGCAGGCTGTCCTTGCGCATCAGCGGGATGACGTCGAAGTCGAAAGCGACGTTCATGGCGTTCAGCGTCTCACTGATTTGCGGGTCGCCCACCTGGTAATCGCTCTTGTCGTCGAAGTAGATTTTGTCGATGGTGCCGCCGGTAGTGATGACCAGCAGCCGGTCCATTTCGCTCATGGCGTTTTGTCCGTGCCCGGGGGTTCGGTAGTATAGCCGAGGGCCGATCGGCCAGACTGTCGAATTGGATACGCGCATGCACCGGGATTCGCTCCTGACCAGGGAGATGCTGACCATCACACTCGCCGCCCTGCTGGCGCAGGCCGCGCCCGTGTGGGCGCAGGACGGCGAAGGCGAGGTGGCGCCTGTCGAAGACACCCCGGCCGAGCTGGCTGTCGCGGAGCCGGTCGTCGTGGACGTCGAGTGGCCGGATCGAGACGAACTGGCCGCCGCCATTGCGGACCCGGAGCGTCGACTGGAATCCTTGCTGACCGTCTCGGCGCTGGCCCGTATGCCTGCCCACCTGCGTGGCGCCACGGGTACGGACATGGACGCCGTGGCGCGCCAGGTGTTGGCCGATCGTGACTGGCTGGCGGGGCTGGCGCGCCGTTTCGGTATCGAGGTGTCGAGAAGCCCGATCCTGGACCCGGCGGCCTGGCGGGTGCAGTTGCAGCTGGACCAGTATGGGCTGCTACCCAGTTACGTATCCTCGCCGCTGGGGCCCGGCCTGGAGGTCACGCTGGAGCAGGCGCTGAATCGCGATAACGCCGCTTTGGCGGCATCCGCGCTGCCCGAACTGCTGTGGTACCTGGAGGCCAGCGCTACGCAATCCTGGACGACCGCGCTGGCGGCGCTGGAAGACAACGCGGCATTGAGAACGGCTCTGGGTCGTGACGCCGCGACCTTGCTGGACGGCTGGGTCGTTGAAACGGCGGATAAACAGGCCGGCGCGCAGCAGGCACCGGAGCCGGCGGGGCAACTGGCCGCTGCAGAGGCGGCGCTGTCGAATTATGTCTCCCAGCTGGTTGGCACGGGCCCGCCCGACGCGGCATCGTTGCGTCGCGACGTGGCCGGCCTGCTGGCCGTCATGCCCGCCCTGGATGACCCGCAGCGGGTGCAGGCAGGCAGCCTGTTGCACATGGCCGGGCTGGTCGACGGCCTGCAGGAGCAGCGCTACTTCCACTTTGCCGAGGGACTGCTGGCGATCATGGCGCAGCTGGAGCTGTACGTGGACGTCTACCCCGAGGCCGTGCGCGAAGTGGCCGGCTGGATGAACGCCGTGCTGCCGGTGCTGTCGCGCACCTATGCCCGTGACCTGGCCGCCGTCGACCCGCGGCTGAACTCCGCTGTCGCCGCCACCTATGACGTGGCCGGGACGCTGGCGCGCACGGAACCGATGGCGGATGGAAGAGGCGTGCGCCAGGCCATCGCCGACGCAGTCGCCCGGCTGGCGCTGCTGGTGCCGGACATGGGGTACTACTTTGACCTGCCCGTGCGCGACGCGGTGGCCGGCGCGGTCGACGCCTGTACCGGCATTGTCGCGGTGCGTGATCCCGATGGCAGCCCGGCGCTGACACGCGATGTGTTTGACGACTGCCAGCAGTCGCTGGTGGCGCAGGCCG
Proteins encoded in this region:
- a CDS encoding asparaginase domain-containing protein yields the protein MSEMDRLLVITTGGTIDKIYFDDKSDYQVGDPQISETLNAMNVAFDFDVIPLMRKDSLHIDGEDRALIAETIADSDATHILITHGTDSMVDTALSLEGLRGRRIVLTGALHPARFRDSDAVFNIGCALGAVQCVEPGVWVAMNGRIWNPRRVTKNVDANRFEAQDD